TCATGAAGGAGGGGAGGTTCTGTGCCGACGGCCCGAAGGAAGAGATCCTGACCGACGAAAACATCGGGGGGCTTTTTTCCGTGCCCGTGTATGTACGGGAGGAGGAGGGGTGGTACTACGCGACGGGGTACTGACGTCCCCTTCTTTTTCAGCACCCGGATAGTCCCGGATTCAGGCATGAGGGCGTGAATGCACCGGAACGCGAAAAAATGCAGGGAACTATGACTGAGCCGAAGAAGGAAATCGGATACTGGGAAGCCACGTCCATCGGTATCGGGGGGATGGTCGGCGGAGGTATTTTTGCGGTCCTCGGGCTCGCTGTGCAGCTCTCGGGAGGCGGAACGCCGGTTGCATTCGCCATTGCCGGAGTGGTAGCGCTCATCACCGGATATTCGTATGCGAAACTCTCGGTATCCTGTCCCGGCGAGGGCGGCACGGTTTCGTTCCTGATACGTGCATTCGGAATCGGGATGTTCACGGGTAGCCTGAACGTGCTGCTCTGGCTCAGTTACCTTGTGATGCTCTCCCTCTATTCCTATGCATTCGGCAGCTACGGCGCCACCTTCTTCCCTGACGCCTGGCAGTTTGCGGCAAAACATGTACTGATATCCGTCTCCATCATCGCCATCACCGGCCTGAACGTGCTCGGCTCGGCTGCGATCGGCAAGGTCGAGGATCTCATCGTCGGGTTGAAGGTCGGTATCCTCCTGCTCTTCATCGCTCTCGGACTCAACGGCATTCATACCGGCTATCTCGCTCCGGATACGTGGACTGCCCCCCTCCGGCTTGTAGCCGGTGGGATGATCATATTCATCGCCTACGAGGGTTTTGAACTGATTGCAAATACCGCCGGGGATGTACGGGATCCTGAAACAACGCTTCCACGGGCATATTATTCGGCGATCCTCTTTGTGATAGGGCTGTATGTCTGCATTGCACTGATCACCGTGGGAACGCTCCCGGTCGAATCGATCCTCGCAACGCGTGACTACGCCCTTGCGGAAGCGGCACGGCCGTTCATGGGCCAAATCGGATTTGTGCTCATCGCCGTCGCCGCACTTCTCTCCACCGCTTCGGCGATCAATGCCACTCTCTACGGCGCCTCCCGCGTGAGCTATATCATCGCAAAGGATGGCGAACTCCCCGAATCGCTCGAGAAAAAGATCTGGAACAAACCGCTCGAAGGCCTGTTTCTCACCGCAGCCCTTACGCTGGTGTTCGCGAACATGCTCGACCTCTCCAGCATCTCCGTAATGGGCAGCGGCGGCTTTCTCATCATTTTTGCGGCGGTGAACTGGGCAAACTACCGCCTCGCAGAGACGACCGGCAGTAATCGCGGTATTGCGGCGCTCGGGGCTGTCGTCTGCCTCGTCGCACTTGGTGCCCTTTTAACCGAGGTCGCACAAACGGCTCCCCGCCAGATGCTGGTTCTGGGAGCCATGATCGGGATATCCGTTGCCATAGAATATGCATACCGGACATTCCATCCGGAGAAGAGAAAACCAAAGATGGAATCGTAAAAAACGGGTACTTTGTTAGCCGTTTCTTCGCCAGAGAGAGCAGGGGAAATCCCCGGGAGTAAGTACCGCTACTGCTGGTAACGGGAGCCCAAAACATTCTTTCCTGCCTGTCGCCCCTTCCAGTAAACAGTGATCAATTTTTTTCAGGAGAGCTGCGTGCCGTCTTGATTCAAAGTGCTGAAAGAATGCGAAACCGCCTATTTTTGGGCACTATAGCACAGGATAGAGGTGAGACGGGACGTCGAATAGTGTGATAGTAGAACAAAAAAGAGAATTAAGATTCTTTTCTCTTCGCCATCATGACAACCAGGAGCATTCCCACGATTGCACTGATGGAAACGGCGATGGACGGGAACTCCGGAACGGGGCTCGGGCCGGGATTGAATCCGGGTGCATCGGAACATATTTCGTCAAGACACCAGAAATTCCCCGTATCATGCACGATAACATAGGCGATATTTGTACCCTGCACCGTCAGTCGGGTCATCGTCCCGGTTCCCAGATTATCTCCTACCCAGACGGCGCTATCGACCAAAACGTCATTTTCATCATAGGCGTCGATTTGAATCTTCGATGGCGTACTGAATAAAGCGCTTAAGTACGTCGCAGTCCCGTCAGTGAAATCAATACGGCCCTGATCACCACTTACCCCCAGCCAGGTGGCGAAATCGCCAACACGTGCATACGCTGTGTTGTACGTTCCGGTAGTGAAATCCGCATATATCCAATCATTGCCC
This DNA window, taken from Methanoculleus sp. SDB, encodes the following:
- a CDS encoding amino acid transporter; translation: MQGTMTEPKKEIGYWEATSIGIGGMVGGGIFAVLGLAVQLSGGGTPVAFAIAGVVALITGYSYAKLSVSCPGEGGTVSFLIRAFGIGMFTGSLNVLLWLSYLVMLSLYSYAFGSYGATFFPDAWQFAAKHVLISVSIIAITGLNVLGSAAIGKVEDLIVGLKVGILLLFIALGLNGIHTGYLAPDTWTAPLRLVAGGMIIFIAYEGFELIANTAGDVRDPETTLPRAYYSAILFVIGLYVCIALITVGTLPVESILATRDYALAEAARPFMGQIGFVLIAVAALLSTASAINATLYGASRVSYIIAKDGELPESLEKKIWNKPLEGLFLTAALTLVFANMLDLSSISVMGSGGFLIIFAAVNWANYRLAETTGSNRGIAALGAVVCLVALGALLTEVAQTAPRQMLVLGAMIGISVAIEYAYRTFHPEKRKPKMES